From the genome of Methanobrevibacter smithii ATCC 35061, one region includes:
- a CDS encoding universal stress protein, whose protein sequence is MYKKILVPTDGSEFAQKAEKHALFLAKTTGADIYALSVTENNFVNGLPLDDEVYQLNQLLKQRSEDNIKEFEEMDETSGIKFHGIIREGSPAKTILEVAKEEDIDLIVIGSSGKSGFDRFIMGSVAEKVVNAAKCAVLVIH, encoded by the coding sequence ATGTACAAAAAAATATTAGTCCCAACTGATGGGTCAGAATTTGCTCAAAAAGCTGAAAAACATGCATTATTTTTAGCTAAAACTACTGGTGCTGATATTTATGCGCTTAGTGTTACTGAAAATAATTTTGTTAACGGGCTTCCATTGGATGATGAGGTATATCAATTAAACCAATTACTCAAGCAACGTTCTGAAGATAATATAAAAGAATTTGAAGAAATGGATGAAACTTCAGGTATAAAATTCCATGGAATTATTAGGGAAGGTTCACCAGCTAAAACTATCTTGGAAGTAGCTAAAGAAGAAGACATTGATTTGATTGTTATTGGTAGTTCTGGTAAATCCGGATTTGACAGATTTATAATGGGTAGTGTTGCTGAAAAAGTAGTTAACGCTGCTAAATGTGCGGTGTTGGTTATTCACTAA
- a CDS encoding amidohydrolase family protein, whose protein sequence is MLTIKDGIVLKGEDLTPVRENIVIDDGKIIEMAKDVCEGKIIDATDSIVCPTFLNGHTHIGDSIIKDEGYGLSLGEMVKPPNGVKHKALANAEDGEIIDAMKKSMWDMFESGTTHFIDYREGGIKGVELLRKASKNLPVTPVILGRDDSFYGQNPDLRKVKIAIRKLLKLADGIALSGFGEISDEVASLITSECRKAGKISSIHVAESMHLQDDSLRDFNKTEIQRGVDADFNQLVHCTNPRNNDLELIKNSNVVVCPRANATLNVGVAPLNEMFSKGIKPLLGSDNLMLNSPNLFRELEFSLKIMSVYYKNYLNPKDLLKTATTNICNFEINRYIEKQVIDVNQEANLFISKKYSKNPYLNIINRCGTKDILYIMNRDIHIKNV, encoded by the coding sequence ATGTTAACAATTAAAGATGGGATTGTATTAAAGGGAGAGGATTTAACTCCAGTTCGTGAAAACATTGTCATTGATGATGGCAAAATTATAGAAATGGCTAAAGATGTCTGTGAAGGTAAAATTATAGATGCCACAGATTCAATTGTCTGCCCAACTTTCTTAAATGGCCACACTCATATTGGAGATTCCATAATTAAGGATGAAGGTTACGGATTATCATTGGGGGAAATGGTCAAACCTCCAAATGGCGTTAAACATAAAGCACTGGCTAATGCTGAAGACGGCGAAATAATTGATGCTATGAAAAAGTCAATGTGGGATATGTTCGAATCAGGGACAACTCATTTTATTGATTATCGGGAAGGCGGAATTAAAGGTGTTGAGCTTTTAAGAAAGGCTTCTAAAAATTTACCTGTAACTCCTGTTATTCTTGGCCGTGACGATAGTTTCTATGGGCAAAATCCTGATTTGAGAAAAGTTAAAATAGCTATTCGCAAACTTTTAAAATTGGCTGACGGTATTGCATTAAGCGGATTTGGTGAGATTAGTGATGAAGTAGCTAGTTTAATAACTTCTGAATGTAGGAAAGCAGGTAAAATATCTTCAATTCATGTAGCTGAATCAATGCATCTTCAGGACGATTCCTTAAGGGATTTCAATAAAACTGAAATTCAAAGGGGAGTGGATGCTGATTTTAATCAGCTGGTTCACTGTACAAATCCGAGAAATAATGATTTGGAATTGATTAAAAATTCAAATGTTGTTGTTTGTCCAAGAGCTAATGCCACTTTAAATGTTGGTGTGGCTCCTTTAAATGAGATGTTTTCTAAAGGAATCAAACCCCTGCTGGGCAGCGACAATTTAATGTTGAATTCACCTAATTTGTTTAGGGAATTGGAATTCAGCTTAAAGATAATGTCTGTTTATTACAAAAATTACTTGAATCCTAAAGATTTATTGAAAACTGCAACAACCAATATCTGTAATTTTGAGATTAACCGATATATTGAAAAGCAGGTTATTGATGTTAATCAGGAAGCAAACTTATTTATTTCTAAAAAATATTCAAAAAATCCTTATTTAAATATTATAAATCGTTGTGGAACGAAAGATATATTATATATTATGAACAGAGATATTCATATTAAAAATGTTTGA
- a CDS encoding zinc ribbon domain-containing protein: MVKGYILININTTSINFKKEIRTLFIPPKIWPLRLSLSIIGMITINSQEIRYLYRNIVKSGNVYRIKYNNKDYGEFKKLSDALYERDALFYCNFDYDLLVESDLENKYENMKLPPFPEKRPKGRIKGSKINKEEREGKIHFDHKKREFFVQKGETIFGYYKSMTEAYYYKKKLMDNNWDMNALKTMISLRIDIDKKLDLNKEYPVKLNYCPKCRRKLKNKEKECPYCGIDIKDYLYNN; encoded by the coding sequence CTGGTGAAGGGCTATATTTTAATTAATATAAATACAACCTCAATTAACTTCAAAAAAGAAATTAGAACACTTTTTATACCTCCCAAAATATGGCCTTTACGCCTTTCTTTAAGCATAATAGGAATGATTACTATTAACTCACAAGAAATAAGATATCTTTACAGAAATATTGTAAAATCCGGAAATGTGTATCGGATAAAATATAATAATAAAGACTATGGTGAGTTTAAAAAGTTATCTGATGCTTTATATGAAAGAGACGCTCTTTTTTACTGTAATTTTGATTATGATTTGCTTGTTGAATCAGATTTAGAAAATAAATACGAAAATATGAAATTACCTCCTTTTCCTGAAAAAAGACCCAAAGGCCGAATCAAAGGAAGCAAAATAAATAAAGAGGAAAGAGAAGGTAAAATTCATTTTGACCATAAAAAACGGGAATTTTTTGTACAGAAAGGAGAAACTATTTTTGGATACTATAAAAGTATGACTGAAGCTTATTACTATAAAAAAAAGCTGATGGATAATAACTGGGATATGAATGCTCTAAAAACAATGATTAGCTTAAGAATAGACATTGATAAAAAATTAGACTTAAATAAGGAATATCCTGTTAAATTAAATTATTGTCCTAAATGTAGGCGTAAATTAAAAAATAAAGAAAAAGAATGTCCATATTGTGGAATAGACATTAAAGATTATTTATATAATAATTAA